From one Mycobacterium colombiense CECT 3035 genomic stretch:
- a CDS encoding LppU/SCO3897 family protein, translating to MTVAYLASDESAVRTGRLLFSLGLPAIGLVCLVVGLVERSRGRRRAPAYPPPQYPPGFPGNAGYPYPPAPGYPVPPYPPYPGYPAGYPPRPRTPKSATTLITIGAVLLVLGVLGNAVRVLSPHGADALLGVGQCITESDYAAHHFDEPTDAGCADPANTYELAFKGGTSESCPDGQRDHSIYERVTNPRTTLCFMINLRQDQCYQVTRDGEAVSMKPDDCNASGPMHVRVSQRIEGSSDKTRCPPDSRGIAYPAPARVYCLVRVD from the coding sequence GTGACTGTGGCGTATCTGGCCTCCGACGAATCGGCGGTGCGCACGGGCCGTTTGCTGTTCTCCCTCGGTCTGCCGGCAATCGGATTGGTCTGCCTGGTCGTTGGGCTGGTGGAGCGCTCCCGCGGCCGTCGGCGGGCTCCCGCCTATCCGCCGCCGCAGTACCCGCCGGGCTTTCCCGGCAACGCCGGGTACCCGTATCCGCCAGCCCCGGGCTACCCGGTTCCGCCGTATCCGCCCTATCCGGGTTACCCGGCCGGCTATCCGCCCCGGCCGCGGACGCCGAAGTCGGCCACCACGCTCATCACCATCGGCGCGGTGCTGCTTGTCCTGGGCGTCCTCGGCAACGCGGTGCGGGTGCTGTCCCCGCACGGAGCCGACGCCCTGCTGGGGGTCGGCCAGTGTATCACCGAAAGTGATTACGCGGCACATCATTTCGACGAACCCACGGACGCTGGCTGCGCGGACCCGGCGAACACCTACGAACTCGCTTTCAAGGGCGGCACCTCGGAGAGCTGCCCCGACGGCCAACGGGACCACTCGATCTACGAGCGGGTCACCAATCCCAGGACGACGTTGTGTTTCATGATCAACCTGCGGCAGGACCAGTGCTACCAGGTGACCCGCGACGGCGAAGCCGTGAGCATGAAACCGGACGACTGCAACGCGTCAGGCCCCATGCACGTCAGAGTCAGTCAGCGCATCGAGGGCAGCTCGGACAAGACTCGGTGCCCACCCGACAGCAGGGGCATCGCCTACCCCGCCCCCGCGCGGGTCTACTGCCTGGTCAGAGTCGATTGA
- the ssd gene encoding septum site-determining protein Ssd: protein MLAEPDLRAELDRVAAAAGVRVVHAGDGSPVSRKTWAAAAAVVLDARAAARCGRRVLPRRDHVTVLTAAEPETATWAAAVGVGAAHVLRLPGQEADLVRALAEAAESSRDDGARGHAVAVIGGCGGAGASLLAVALAQAATDALLVDLDPWGGGLDLLLGGESAPGLRWPDLALQGGRLNWPAVRDALPRHRGVSVLSGTRRGYELDAGPVHAVVDAGRRGAASVICDLPRRLTDAAQAALSAADLVVVVSRCDVRACAATGALAPDLASINPNVGLVVRGPSPAGLRPAEIAEIAGLPLLASIKAQPQLAEQVDRGGLRLGRRSALATGARQVLGVLPSAGSRRRAGRNGKAA from the coding sequence ATGCTGGCGGAGCCCGACCTGCGCGCCGAGCTGGACCGGGTGGCGGCCGCCGCCGGTGTGCGGGTGGTGCATGCCGGCGACGGTTCTCCGGTCAGCCGCAAGACCTGGGCGGCGGCCGCGGCCGTCGTGCTGGACGCGCGGGCGGCGGCGCGCTGCGGGCGACGGGTGCTGCCGCGCCGCGATCACGTCACCGTGCTGACGGCCGCCGAACCGGAGACGGCGACGTGGGCGGCCGCCGTCGGGGTCGGCGCCGCGCATGTGTTGCGGCTGCCCGGGCAGGAAGCGGACTTGGTCCGCGCACTCGCCGAGGCCGCCGAATCGTCGCGCGACGACGGGGCGCGCGGACACGCGGTCGCCGTCATCGGGGGCTGCGGCGGGGCGGGCGCCTCCCTACTCGCGGTCGCCCTGGCGCAGGCCGCCACGGACGCGTTGTTGGTGGACCTCGACCCCTGGGGTGGCGGCCTCGACCTGTTGCTGGGCGGCGAAAGCGCGCCGGGGCTGCGCTGGCCGGATCTGGCGTTGCAGGGCGGCCGGCTGAACTGGCCGGCCGTCCGCGATGCGCTGCCGCGACACCGCGGGGTCAGCGTGCTGTCCGGCACCCGACGCGGTTACGAGCTGGACGCCGGTCCGGTGCACGCCGTCGTCGACGCCGGCCGGCGTGGCGCGGCCAGCGTCATCTGCGACCTACCCCGCCGTCTCACCGACGCCGCCCAAGCCGCGCTCAGCGCGGCCGATCTCGTCGTCGTCGTCAGCCGCTGTGACGTGCGGGCCTGCGCGGCCACCGGCGCGCTGGCGCCGGACCTGGCGTCCATCAATCCCAACGTCGGCCTGGTGGTGCGCGGGCCGTCGCCCGCCGGACTGCGGCCCGCCGAGATCGCCGAGATCGCCGGCCTGCCGCTGCTGGCCTCGATCAAAGCGCAACCGCAACTCGCCGAGCAGGTCGACCGCGGCGGCCTGCGGTTAGGCCGGCGCTCGGCGCTCGCGACGGGGGCGCGACAGGTGCTCGGCGTGCTCCCGTCCGCCGGGTCGCGGCGACGGGCGGGGCGGAACGGCAAGGCGGCGTGA
- a CDS encoding ABC transporter permease yields MGWYIARRIAVMVPVFLGATLLIYGMVFLLPGDPLAAIAGDRPLTPAVAAALRARYHLDDPFIVQYLRYLGGVVHGDLGRAYSGLPVSAVLAHAFPVTLRLALIALVVEAVLGVGFGVISGLRQGGLFDATVLIAGLIIIAIPIFVLGFLAQFLFGVKLGVAPVTVGERASLARLLLPGIVLGSVSFAYIVRLTRSAVAANAHADYVRTATAKGLSRPRVVTVHILRNSLIPVVTFLGADLGALMGGAIVTEGIFNIHGVGGVLYQAVTRQEAPTVVSIVTVLVLIYLVTNLLVDLLYAALDPRIRYG; encoded by the coding sequence ATGGGTTGGTACATCGCGCGCAGGATCGCCGTCATGGTGCCCGTCTTCTTGGGCGCGACGCTACTGATCTACGGCATGGTCTTCCTGCTGCCCGGTGACCCGCTGGCCGCCATCGCCGGGGATCGCCCGCTGACGCCGGCCGTGGCGGCCGCGCTGCGGGCCCGCTATCACCTCGACGACCCCTTCATCGTGCAGTACCTGCGCTACCTGGGCGGGGTCGTGCACGGCGACCTGGGCCGCGCCTACTCCGGATTGCCGGTCAGTGCCGTTCTCGCCCATGCGTTTCCGGTCACGCTCCGGCTCGCCTTGATCGCCTTGGTCGTCGAGGCGGTGCTGGGCGTCGGGTTCGGCGTGATTTCCGGGTTGCGCCAGGGCGGACTCTTCGACGCCACGGTGCTGATCGCCGGACTGATCATCATCGCGATCCCGATCTTCGTGCTGGGCTTTCTGGCCCAGTTCCTGTTCGGGGTCAAGCTGGGCGTCGCGCCGGTCACCGTCGGCGAACGGGCGAGCCTCGCGCGCCTGCTGCTGCCCGGAATCGTCTTGGGCTCGGTCTCATTCGCCTACATCGTGCGGTTGACCCGATCGGCGGTGGCCGCCAACGCGCACGCCGACTACGTCCGCACCGCGACCGCCAAGGGGTTGTCGCGGCCACGGGTGGTGACCGTGCACATCCTGCGCAACTCGCTGATCCCGGTCGTGACGTTCCTGGGCGCCGACCTGGGGGCGCTGATGGGCGGGGCGATCGTGACCGAGGGCATCTTCAACATCCACGGCGTCGGCGGCGTGCTCTATCAGGCCGTCACCCGGCAGGAGGCGCCCACGGTGGTCTCGATCGTGACGGTGCTGGTGCTGATCTATCTGGTCACCAACCTGCTGGTGGACCTGCTGTATGCCGCGCTGGACCCCAGGATCCGCTATGGCTGA
- a CDS encoding TadA family conjugal transfer-associated ATPase, with product MSGSLIERVRERLAGEAGPLGPAVVAAAIRAESGGMLGDTEVLANLRVLQTELTGAGILDPLLCADGTTDVLVTAPDAVWVDDGTALRRTGIRFADEAAVRRLAQRLALAAGRRLDDAQPWVDGELTGIGAGGLTVRLHAVLPPVAAAGTCLSLRVLRPASQDLAALTATGAIDPAAAALVTEIIDARLAFLVSGGTGAGKTTLLAAMLGAVPAGERIVCVEDAAELAPRHPHLVKLVARCANVEGVGEVPVRELVRQALRMRPDRIVVGEVRGAEVVDLLAALNTGHDGGAGTVHANNPGEVPARLEALGALGGLDRAALHSQLAAAVQVLLHVERDRAGRRRLSEIAALHNDHGQVRAVTVWHADRGMTDAAPRLQRLLRDRMPA from the coding sequence GTGAGCGGTTCGCTGATCGAACGGGTCCGCGAGCGACTGGCCGGTGAGGCAGGGCCGCTCGGGCCGGCCGTGGTTGCCGCCGCGATCCGGGCCGAGTCCGGCGGGATGCTCGGCGACACCGAGGTGCTGGCCAACCTGCGGGTGCTGCAGACCGAGCTCACCGGTGCCGGCATCCTCGACCCGCTGCTCTGCGCGGACGGGACGACCGACGTGTTGGTCACCGCGCCGGATGCGGTGTGGGTCGACGACGGCACCGCCCTGCGGCGTACCGGGATCCGTTTCGCCGACGAGGCTGCGGTGCGGCGCTTGGCGCAACGGTTGGCGCTGGCGGCCGGCCGCCGGCTGGACGACGCGCAGCCCTGGGTCGACGGCGAGCTGACGGGGATCGGCGCCGGCGGCCTCACGGTGCGGCTGCACGCGGTGCTGCCGCCGGTGGCGGCCGCGGGCACCTGCCTGTCGTTGCGCGTCCTGCGGCCCGCCAGCCAGGATCTGGCGGCGCTGACGGCCACCGGCGCGATCGATCCGGCGGCCGCCGCGCTGGTCACCGAGATCATCGACGCCCGGCTGGCCTTCCTGGTCAGCGGTGGCACCGGCGCAGGCAAGACGACGCTGCTCGCCGCGATGCTGGGCGCCGTACCGGCAGGCGAGCGGATCGTGTGCGTGGAGGATGCCGCGGAGCTCGCGCCGCGGCACCCGCACCTGGTGAAGCTCGTCGCGCGGTGCGCCAACGTCGAAGGCGTCGGCGAGGTTCCGGTCCGCGAACTGGTCCGCCAGGCGCTGCGCATGCGGCCCGACCGCATCGTGGTCGGCGAAGTCAGGGGCGCCGAAGTCGTGGACCTGCTGGCCGCGCTGAACACCGGCCACGACGGCGGCGCGGGCACCGTGCACGCCAACAACCCCGGGGAGGTTCCCGCTCGCCTGGAGGCGTTGGGCGCGCTCGGCGGCCTCGACCGTGCCGCGCTGCACAGCCAACTCGCCGCCGCCGTGCAGGTGCTGCTGCACGTCGAACGCGACCGCGCCGGCCGGCGGCGGCTCAGCGAAATCGCCGCGCTGCACAACGATCACGGCCAGGTGCGCGCCGTCACCGTGTGGCATGCGGATCGGGGGATGACGGATGCGGCCCCGCGGCTGCAGCGCCTGCTGCGCGACAGGATGCCGGCGTGA
- a CDS encoding HAD-IB family hydrolase: MTVFDPTAEQSAPEQSAASTAPHARTAAFFDLDKTIIAKSSTLAFSKPFFNQGLLNRRAVLKSSYAQFIYLLSGADHDQMDRMRAHMTNMCTGWDVEQVKSIVNETLHDIVTPLVFAEAADLIAAHKLCGRDVVVVSASGEEIVAPIARALGATHAMATRMVVEDGRYTGEIAFYCYGEGKVQAIRELAAREGYPLEHCYAYSDSITDLPMLESVGHPNVVNPDRGLRREAVERGWPVMSFSRPVSLRDRIPAPSGAAIATTAAVGISALAAGAVTYSLLRRYAF; the protein is encoded by the coding sequence GTGACCGTCTTCGACCCCACCGCGGAGCAGTCAGCCCCGGAGCAATCAGCGGCAAGCACCGCTCCCCACGCCCGAACGGCGGCCTTCTTCGACCTGGACAAGACGATCATCGCCAAGTCCAGCACCCTGGCGTTCAGCAAACCGTTTTTCAATCAGGGCCTGCTCAACCGCCGCGCCGTGCTCAAGTCCAGCTACGCCCAGTTCATCTATCTGCTCTCGGGTGCCGATCATGACCAGATGGATCGGATGCGCGCGCACATGACCAACATGTGCACCGGCTGGGACGTCGAACAGGTCAAGTCGATCGTCAACGAGACGCTGCACGACATCGTGACCCCGCTGGTGTTCGCCGAAGCCGCCGACCTGATCGCGGCGCACAAGTTGTGCGGGCGCGACGTCGTGGTGGTGTCGGCCTCCGGCGAGGAGATCGTCGCCCCCATCGCCCGGGCCCTCGGCGCCACCCACGCGATGGCGACCCGGATGGTCGTCGAGGACGGCCGCTACACCGGCGAGATCGCGTTCTACTGCTACGGCGAGGGCAAGGTGCAGGCGATCCGCGAACTCGCCGCGCGCGAGGGCTACCCGCTGGAACACTGCTACGCCTACTCCGACTCGATCACCGACCTGCCGATGCTCGAGTCGGTCGGCCACCCCAACGTGGTGAATCCCGACCGGGGGCTGCGCCGCGAAGCCGTCGAACGCGGCTGGCCGGTGATGTCCTTCTCCCGTCCGGTGTCACTGCGTGACCGCATCCCGGCGCCGTCCGGTGCGGCGATCGCCACGACGGCCGCGGTCGGCATCAGCGCCCTGGCCGCCGGCGCGGTCACCTATTCGTTGTTGCGCCGGTACGCGTTCTGA
- a CDS encoding peptide ABC transporter substrate-binding protein — protein sequence MRRMRIPVALLAPVAAAMLTIASLAGCGGGALSPDLVVVNGGEPPNPLIPTGTNDSQGGRILDRLFAGLMSYDAAGNPSPEVAQSVDTTDNVNYRILLKPGWTFTDGSPVTAHSFVDAWNYGALSTNAQLQQSFFSPIDGYDAVAGLTGDGKPTATTMSGLRVINDREFTVRLKAPTIDFTLRLGHSAFYPLPQAAFRDMSAFGQHPVGNGPYRLADGPDGPAWEHNVRIDLRPNPGYRGNRKPHNKGLRFEFYSNLDTAYADLLSGNLDVLDTIPSSALTIYERDLGGNAARGPVAVSQSVDTPLRLPHFGGEEGRLRRLALSAAINRPQICQQIFNNTRSPARDFTASSLPGFDPNIPGSAALDFNPGRAQQLWAQANAISPWSGRYAIAYNADSGHQEWVDAVANSIKNVLGIDAAGAPQPTFAGFRTQITNRTIDTAFRAGWMGDYPSMIEFLAPLYTTGAGSNDVGYSSREFDAALAAAEAAPDLRQADALVNVAQRILLHDMPAVPLWYYIAVVGWSPEVSAVKVTWNGLPDYENIVKE from the coding sequence ATGCGTCGGATGCGGATACCGGTGGCCCTGCTGGCCCCGGTTGCCGCCGCGATGCTGACGATCGCCTCGCTGGCCGGTTGTGGTGGCGGCGCGCTGAGCCCGGATCTGGTGGTGGTCAACGGCGGCGAACCGCCGAACCCCCTGATTCCCACCGGCACCAACGACAGCCAGGGCGGCCGGATCCTCGATCGGCTCTTCGCCGGGCTGATGTCCTACGACGCCGCCGGAAACCCGTCGCCGGAGGTCGCCCAGTCGGTGGACACCACCGACAACGTCAACTACCGGATCCTCCTCAAACCCGGCTGGACGTTCACCGACGGGTCGCCGGTGACGGCCCATTCCTTCGTCGACGCGTGGAACTACGGGGCGCTGAGCACCAATGCCCAACTGCAGCAGAGCTTTTTCAGCCCCATCGACGGGTACGACGCCGTCGCCGGGCTGACCGGCGACGGCAAGCCGACGGCCACCACCATGTCCGGCCTCCGGGTGATCAACGACCGGGAGTTCACCGTCCGGCTGAAGGCGCCCACCATCGACTTCACGCTGCGGCTGGGGCACAGTGCGTTCTATCCATTGCCGCAGGCCGCCTTTCGGGACATGAGCGCCTTCGGGCAGCACCCGGTCGGCAACGGCCCGTACCGACTCGCCGACGGTCCCGACGGGCCCGCGTGGGAGCACAACGTCCGAATCGACCTGCGGCCCAACCCCGGTTACCGTGGCAACCGCAAGCCACACAACAAGGGGCTGAGGTTCGAGTTCTACTCCAACCTCGACACCGCCTACGCCGACCTGCTGTCCGGCAACCTCGACGTGCTGGACACCATCCCGTCCAGCGCGTTGACGATCTACGAGCGCGACCTGGGCGGCAACGCCGCCCGCGGACCCGTCGCCGTCAGCCAATCGGTCGACACGCCGCTGCGGCTGCCGCACTTCGGGGGTGAGGAGGGCCGGCTGCGCCGGCTGGCGCTGTCGGCGGCCATCAACCGTCCGCAGATCTGCCAGCAGATCTTCAACAACACCCGCAGCCCGGCCCGTGACTTCACCGCCAGCTCGCTGCCGGGATTCGATCCGAACATCCCGGGCAGTGCCGCGTTGGACTTCAATCCCGGACGCGCACAACAACTCTGGGCCCAGGCCAACGCGATCTCACCGTGGAGCGGGCGGTACGCCATCGCCTACAACGCCGACAGCGGCCACCAGGAGTGGGTGGACGCGGTGGCCAACAGCATCAAGAACGTGCTGGGCATCGATGCCGCCGGTGCGCCGCAGCCCACCTTCGCCGGGTTTCGCACCCAGATCACCAACCGCACCATCGACACCGCGTTCCGGGCCGGCTGGATGGGCGACTACCCGTCGATGATCGAGTTCCTCGCCCCGCTGTACACCACCGGCGCGGGATCCAATGACGTCGGATACTCCAGCCGCGAGTTCGACGCAGCCCTGGCCGCCGCCGAGGCGGCCCCCGACCTGCGGCAGGCCGACGCGCTGGTCAACGTCGCGCAACGAATCCTGTTGCACGACATGCCCGCAGTGCCGTTGTGGTACTACATCGCCGTGGTCGGCTGGTCGCCGGAGGTCAGCGCCGTCAAGGTCACCTGGAACGGGCTGCCCGACTACGAGAACATCGTCAAGGAGTGA
- a CDS encoding DUF4232 domain-containing protein, translated as MPVHGRAIRRLVPSFAGAAAVYAAATTLGWPAAAMPADTADAPTPCWSDQIAVTASPAEAAVGHRGLTLTFSLAGGADPCTLTGYAGVDSGAGGPLIHAQPTLRGYLGGLPAGVNEPPTVILSISTQGQAIVEGIAVDAHGAPCPTYTDLLINPPDTTNVVTVSATIEACALQVHPITAV; from the coding sequence GTGCCGGTCCACGGGCGGGCCATCCGCCGACTAGTCCCCAGCTTTGCCGGGGCCGCAGCGGTTTACGCCGCGGCCACCACGCTGGGGTGGCCCGCAGCGGCCATGCCCGCCGACACCGCCGACGCGCCGACGCCGTGCTGGTCGGACCAGATCGCGGTCACCGCCTCGCCCGCCGAGGCCGCCGTGGGGCACCGGGGGCTGACCCTGACATTCAGCCTCGCCGGCGGCGCCGACCCGTGCACGCTCACCGGATACGCCGGGGTCGACTCGGGTGCGGGTGGCCCGCTGATCCATGCCCAGCCCACGCTGCGCGGATACCTGGGCGGGCTGCCGGCGGGCGTCAATGAGCCGCCCACGGTCATTCTGTCGATATCGACTCAGGGGCAGGCCATCGTCGAGGGCATCGCCGTCGACGCCCACGGCGCGCCATGCCCCACCTATACCGACCTGCTCATCAATCCGCCGGACACCACCAACGTGGTGACCGTGTCGGCCACCATCGAGGCCTGCGCGTTGCAGGTGCATCCGATCACCGCGGTCTGA
- a CDS encoding ABC transporter permease: protein MAEGFWGETWRKLRRRPKFIVAAALILLILLVALFPALFTHADPGYADPGQSLRSPSAEHWFGTDLQGHDIYARTVYGARASVTVGLGATLLVFAVGGVVGALAGFYGGWLDAVISRVTDIFFGLPLLLAAIVLMQVLHHRTVWTVIAILALFGWPQIARIARGAVLEVRGSDYVLAAKALGMSRFQTLLRHALPNAVGPVIAMSTIALGAFIVTEATLSYLGVGLPSSVVSWGGDINLAQTRLRAGSPILFYPAGALATTVLAFMMMGDALRDALDPASRARRA, encoded by the coding sequence ATGGCTGAGGGCTTTTGGGGGGAAACCTGGCGGAAGCTGCGGCGCCGTCCGAAGTTCATCGTGGCCGCCGCGCTGATCCTGCTCATCCTTCTCGTCGCGCTGTTTCCCGCGTTGTTCACCCACGCCGACCCCGGCTATGCCGATCCCGGCCAGAGCCTGCGCAGCCCGTCGGCGGAGCACTGGTTCGGCACCGACCTGCAGGGCCACGACATCTACGCGCGCACCGTCTACGGGGCGCGGGCCTCGGTGACGGTGGGGCTGGGCGCCACGCTGCTGGTGTTCGCCGTCGGCGGGGTGGTGGGAGCTCTCGCCGGCTTCTACGGCGGGTGGCTCGACGCCGTCATCTCCCGCGTCACCGATATCTTCTTCGGGCTGCCGCTGCTGCTGGCCGCGATCGTGCTGATGCAGGTTCTGCACCATCGGACGGTGTGGACGGTGATCGCCATCCTGGCCTTGTTCGGCTGGCCGCAGATCGCCAGGATCGCCCGCGGCGCGGTGCTGGAAGTGCGCGGCAGCGACTACGTGCTCGCGGCTAAAGCGTTGGGGATGAGCAGGTTTCAAACGCTGCTCCGGCACGCCCTGCCCAACGCGGTGGGACCGGTGATCGCGATGTCCACGATCGCGCTGGGTGCGTTCATCGTCACCGAGGCCACGCTGTCCTACCTCGGCGTCGGCCTGCCGAGTTCGGTGGTGTCCTGGGGCGGCGACATCAACCTCGCCCAGACCCGGCTGCGCGCCGGCTCGCCGATCCTGTTCTATCCCGCCGGCGCGCTGGCGACGACCGTGCTCGCGTTCATGATGATGGGCGACGCGCTGCGCGACGCCCTGGATCCGGCCTCGCGGGCCAGGCGCGCATGA
- a CDS encoding dipeptide ABC transporter ATP-binding protein, with translation MTAGDSALLTVEGLEVRFGDHAPAVAGVDLRVERGQTVAVVGESGSGKSTTAAAILGLLPPGGRITAGRIMFDGIDITSADRRVLRSIRGRRIGYVPQDPMTNLNPVWKVGFQIREALRANTDGRRARQRAVELLAQAGMPDPARQAGKYPHQLSGGMCQRALIAIGLAGRPQLLIADEPTSALDVTVQRQVLDHLQRLTDELGTALLLITHDLALAAERAERVVVVHRGIVVETGAAQTILRRPRHEYTQRLVAAAPSLTRTGRPTPARTDDILVASELTKIYRDSHGTPWRRGEFRAVDAVSFRLQRSRTLAIVGESGSGKSTVARMALGLLQPTSGTVVFGGTPISDRTGRDAMMAFRRRVQPVFQNPYSSLDPMYSVFRAIEEPLRIHRVGDRVHREKTVRELLDQVALPSSVLSRLPRELSGGQRQRVAIARALALRPEVLVCDEAVSALDVLVQAQILDLLTELQAELGLAYLFISHDLAVIRQIADDVLVMLAGRVVEHAATDKLFTEPGHEYTRQLLDAIPHAPNSGGERGDRL, from the coding sequence ATGACCGCCGGTGACTCCGCGCTGCTGACGGTCGAGGGCCTCGAGGTCAGGTTCGGCGACCACGCCCCCGCGGTGGCCGGCGTGGATCTGCGCGTCGAACGCGGCCAGACCGTCGCCGTGGTCGGCGAGTCGGGATCGGGCAAGTCCACCACGGCCGCCGCGATCCTGGGGCTGTTGCCGCCGGGAGGGCGAATCACGGCCGGCCGCATCATGTTTGACGGGATCGACATAACGTCGGCGGATCGCCGGGTGCTGCGCTCGATCAGGGGCCGCCGCATCGGCTACGTGCCGCAAGACCCGATGACCAACCTCAACCCGGTGTGGAAGGTCGGCTTTCAGATCCGGGAAGCGTTGCGGGCCAACACCGACGGCCGCCGGGCGCGGCAACGCGCGGTCGAACTGCTCGCCCAGGCCGGCATGCCGGACCCGGCGAGGCAGGCGGGTAAGTACCCGCACCAATTATCGGGCGGTATGTGCCAGCGCGCGCTGATCGCCATCGGGTTGGCGGGTCGTCCGCAGCTGCTGATCGCCGACGAGCCCACGTCCGCGCTCGACGTCACGGTGCAGCGTCAGGTCCTCGACCATCTGCAGCGGCTCACCGACGAGCTGGGCACCGCGCTGCTGCTGATCACGCACGATCTGGCGCTGGCCGCCGAGCGGGCGGAGCGCGTCGTCGTCGTGCACCGTGGCATCGTCGTGGAAACCGGTGCGGCACAGACGATCCTGCGCCGGCCCCGACACGAGTACACCCAGCGGCTGGTGGCCGCGGCGCCGTCGCTGACGCGCACGGGCCGGCCGACACCCGCACGGACCGACGACATCCTGGTCGCCTCGGAGCTCACCAAAATCTACCGGGATTCGCACGGCACACCCTGGCGGCGCGGCGAATTTCGCGCCGTCGACGCGGTGTCGTTCCGGCTGCAGCGGTCCCGCACCCTGGCCATCGTCGGCGAATCCGGGTCGGGAAAGTCGACGGTGGCCCGCATGGCGCTGGGACTTCTCCAACCCACCTCTGGCACGGTCGTTTTCGGCGGTACGCCGATATCCGATAGAACGGGCCGCGACGCGATGATGGCTTTTCGCCGGCGCGTGCAACCCGTCTTCCAGAACCCGTACAGCAGCCTGGACCCGATGTACTCGGTGTTCCGCGCCATCGAGGAACCGCTGCGGATTCACCGCGTCGGCGACCGCGTCCACCGCGAGAAAACGGTGCGCGAACTCCTCGATCAGGTGGCGCTGCCGTCGTCGGTGCTGAGCAGGCTGCCGCGCGAGCTCTCGGGCGGCCAGCGCCAGCGGGTCGCGATCGCGCGGGCGTTGGCGCTGCGGCCCGAGGTGCTGGTCTGCGACGAGGCGGTGTCCGCCCTCGACGTGCTGGTGCAGGCGCAGATCCTCGATCTGCTGACCGAGCTGCAGGCCGAGCTGGGCCTGGCCTACCTGTTCATCAGCCACGACCTGGCGGTGATCCGGCAGATAGCCGACGACGTCCTGGTAATGCTGGCGGGCCGCGTGGTGGAGCACGCGGCCACCGACAAGCTGTTCACCGAGCCCGGCCACGAGTACACCCGGCAGTTGCTGGACGCCATCCCGCACGCGCCGAATTCAGGCGGCGAGCGCGGGGATAGGTTGTGA